A DNA window from Bos mutus isolate GX-2022 chromosome 11, NWIPB_WYAK_1.1, whole genome shotgun sequence contains the following coding sequences:
- the LOC102266367 gene encoding large ribosomal subunit protein eL39, with amino-acid sequence MSSHKTFRIKRFLAKKQKQNRPIPQWIQMKTGNKIRYNSKRRHWRRTKLGL; translated from the coding sequence ATGTCTTCTCATAAGACTTTCAGGATCAAGCGATTCCTggccaagaaacaaaagcagaatcgTCCCATTCCTCAAtggattcaaatgaaaactggcAATAAAATCAGGTACAACTCCAAGAGAAGACATTGGAGAAGAACCAAGCTGGGTCTATAA